The bacterium (Candidatus Blackallbacteria) CG13_big_fil_rev_8_21_14_2_50_49_14 genome contains the following window.
CTCAAAGCGCGTCAGGATTTGCTGCCCCGTCAGCCACAAACCCTGTTTACCAATTTTCGCTCTTCACCTGATTTGATTGCCGCGCTTGAACAGTTTTTTAAACGTCCAGAGACTTTTGCCCATGCTGAAATTCCCTTTGTGTCGGTTCAGTCTGGCAGGCAAAAACAGGAATGGCGAGCCCCCGCAGGGGATGCCGCGCTTGAAATTGCCTGGATTCAGGCGCCTGAGGAGCAAAAATTGAGCAAAGAAAAAGTCTGGGAGAACTTACCTGCTCAGGTGGCCAGTGAAATGGTTCAGATGCTGGCCTCTGGAGAGTATGCTCTCAAAGACTCTGATACGGGTGAGTTTCGGCCCCTGGCCGCTCAGGATATTGCGGTGCTGGTGCGCACCCATGCCGAAGGCCAGGAAATTCGCGCTGCTTTGCGTCAACGGCAGGTGCCCTGTGTTCTCTACAGCCAGGAGAGTGTGTTTCAAACGCCTGAAGCCGAAGCTTTGCAAACCCTTTTGGAGACCATTCTTACACCCGGACGCCGGGATCGGCTTTTGCCGGTTTTGGTGGGGGTGATTTTTAATCAGAGCCTGAGCGAAGTCTATGCCCTGCAAAACGATGCAACGGGTTGGGAATTCTGGCAGGAGAGTTTTTTAAACGCCCACCAAGACTGGTTGGAGAAGGGCTTTGCGCGCATGTGGGCTGGGCTGGTGCGTCGCCACGCAATTTATGCCCGTTTGCTCACCACCCCGGAAGGAGAGCGCCGCGTGACCAATCTGCGCCATCTCAGCGAGTTGCTGCAAGCCTATGAGCAGGCCCATGATCCTGGTCTGCGTCAGCTCTGTGATTGGCTCAGGCGGGAACGCCTGGAGCTACGAACAGATCAGGAAAGCCTTCTGCTGCAATTGGAAACAGACCGTCAGGCGGTTCAGATTTTGACGATTCACCGCAGCAAGGGTTTGGAGTTTCCTGTGGTCTTTTGCCCCAGTTTGTGGGAGGGGCGTAAAATGCAGGTCAAAGCCCCCCTGCTAAGTGCTGAACCCCAAACCCGTCAATTGGTTTTGGATTTGGGCTCTGAGCATTTGCAGGAGCGAGCCAAGCAACGCAGCCGTGAAAGCCAGGAAGAGGATCTGCGTCTGGTCTATGTGGCTTTGACCCGTGCCCGCTACAAGCTGTGGTTGGCTTGGGGGTTTGTAAACCAGATTGAATTCAGTGCTTTGGGGCATTGGTTTCCTGCTGAAAATGCCCAGGAATTGTTCAGCACACTTCAAGCTGAGGTGGGTCTTAGCCAGGGGCGTTGGCATTTGAAAGCATTGGGAGAGCCGACCCGATTGAAACTGGCACGCTCCAGTGGAGAGCCGTCTGAAAACTTGTTTTTGCCGCCTTGGCCGCAGATTGCTTCAGCTTATCAAACGGCCAGTTTTAGTTTTTTAACGGCCCGTCAGGGGGTGAATTTTGAGTTGCCTGGGGCCGATTTGCCAGACGAATGGGAAGAAAATACTGAGCAAGCCTTGCCGGAATTGACTGAAAATCCAGAAGGGCCTTTAATGGCCTTGCCCAGAGGCAGCCGCCAAGGACGTTTTCTGCATCTTTTGCTTGAAAAAATTTCAGCGCAGACACCTGTCGATGCGCTGCCTGCTCAGCTCTTGCCCTGGCTGAGACGTTATGGTTTTGATGCAACGGTTTGGCTTGATCCCTTGCTTCAGGCTTTGCCTTTGATCTGGCAAACCCCACTTGAACCGGTGGGTTTTTCACTGGCTGAGCTGGAACCCCGTCAACGTCTGCATGAATGGGAATTTTATTTCCCTGTGCGTCAGACGCTCACCCCCGAAATGCTGCAGGATGTTTTTCGACAGCACCAAAGCCCTTGGGGGGACTTGCCCGCGCTCAATTTTTATCCCCTGCAGGGCTATTTCAAGGGCTTTATTGATCTGGTCTGTGCCTGGAAGGGTGTTTATTACGTGCTGGATTATAAATCCAATGGCTTGGGTTTGCGCTGGCGTGATTACGCACCAGATGCGCTTCTGCCTGTGGTCGCAGCGCATGCCTATGCCCTGCAACTGCACTTGTATCTGGTTGCTTTGCACCGTTATTTGCGTTACCGTTTGGCCGATTACGACCCCGACCTGCATTTGGGGGGTGGTTTTTGTCTGTTTCTGCGAGGCTTGCATCCTGAGCATGCCGGCTCAGGTATTTTCTTTGAGCGACCTTCAACCGCTTTGGTATTG
Protein-coding sequences here:
- the recB gene encoding exodeoxyribonuclease V subunit beta, whose translation is MSHFDLATCALDGVHMIEASAGTGKTYTLVNLCLRLIAEKGYRVQELGVVTFTEAATQELTWRLRLRLKQALEALAQGSSEDPFFKAWLWHQDADLMQRLKQALRDLDLARISTIHAFCQWALSRFPLHSGQPFQIEVLSDQQVVLAQAVQDFWRQRMYRDGKSQLRPVLEAGWTPECLQKEISPYLNLSALKLEPEKPEDPEALAQALERVQAEFEQAFALARTLWVNETREILAQAMQLKGGSTFQARYLDGRAEALSAYFADFPARMPHEKDKLEYFSLALIQAKNKGPAVSHAFFGAVQTLLNASEALLPYCQESLLLWQHQLAQAVGQHVSKGKLARQQLSFEDLLIQLHAALHDPERGEALAQVIRQAQPVALIDEFQDTDPLQYAIFSKLYPQGPLFLIGDPKQAIYAFRGADIHTYLKARQDLLPRQPQTLFTNFRSSPDLIAALEQFFKRPETFAHAEIPFVSVQSGRQKQEWRAPAGDAALEIAWIQAPEEQKLSKEKVWENLPAQVASEMVQMLASGEYALKDSDTGEFRPLAAQDIAVLVRTHAEGQEIRAALRQRQVPCVLYSQESVFQTPEAEALQTLLETILTPGRRDRLLPVLVGVIFNQSLSEVYALQNDATGWEFWQESFLNAHQDWLEKGFARMWAGLVRRHAIYARLLTTPEGERRVTNLRHLSELLQAYEQAHDPGLRQLCDWLRRERLELRTDQESLLLQLETDRQAVQILTIHRSKGLEFPVVFCPSLWEGRKMQVKAPLLSAEPQTRQLVLDLGSEHLQERAKQRSRESQEEDLRLVYVALTRARYKLWLAWGFVNQIEFSALGHWFPAENAQELFSTLQAEVGLSQGRWHLKALGEPTRLKLARSSGEPSENLFLPPWPQIASAYQTASFSFLTARQGVNFELPGADLPDEWEENTEQALPELTENPEGPLMALPRGSRQGRFLHLLLEKISAQTPVDALPAQLLPWLRRYGFDATVWLDPLLQALPLIWQTPLEPVGFSLAELEPRQRLHEWEFYFPVRQTLTPEMLQDVFRQHQSPWGDLPALNFYPLQGYFKGFIDLVCAWKGVYYVLDYKSNGLGLRWRDYAPDALLPVVAAHAYALQLHLYLVALHRYLRYRLADYDPDLHLGGGFCLFLRGLHPEHAGSGIFFERPSTALVLGLSELFGE